One stretch of Columba livia isolate bColLiv1 breed racing homer chromosome 29, bColLiv1.pat.W.v2, whole genome shotgun sequence DNA includes these proteins:
- the ATP5MC2 gene encoding ATP synthase F(0) complex subunit C2, mitochondrial isoform X1: MRSRCLRDLPAAGPAAVSRPCVPPSVSLGPLAMYACAKFVSAPALVRRSSRVLCQPLSAPVLSSPEARREQVQAGAPRPIQTSATHRDIDTAAKFIGAGAATVGVAGSGAGIGTVFGSLIIGYARNPSLKQQLFSYAILGFALSEAMGLFCLMVAFLILFAM; this comes from the exons ATGCGCAGTCGCTGCCTCCGCGACCTGCCCGCCGCCGGTCCGGCAG CCGTGTCCCGCCCGTGTGTCCCTCCCTCCGTGTCCCTCGGTCCCCTCGCCATGTACGCCTGCGCAAAGTTCGTCTCCGCTCCTGCGCTA GTGAGGAGGAGCTCGCGGGtgctgtgccagcccctctccgcCCCCGTGCTGAGCAGCCCCGAGGCGCGGCGGGAACAG GTGCAGGCGGGCGCCCCCCGGCCCATCCAGACCAGCGCGACCCACCGGGACATCGACACCGCCGCCAAGTTCATCGGCGCCGGCGCTGCCACCGTGGGGGTGGCCGGCTCTGGCGCTGGCATCGGCACCGTCTTCGGGAGCCTCATCATCGGCTATGCCAG GAACCCCTcgctgaagcagcagcttttctcGTACGCCATCTTGGGCTTTGCCCTCTCCGAGGCCATGGGGCTGTTCTGCCTCATGGTGGCCTTCCTCATCCTCTTCGCCATGTGA
- the ATP5MC2 gene encoding ATP synthase F(0) complex subunit C2, mitochondrial isoform X2 has protein sequence MRSRCLRDLPAAGPAAVSRPCVPPSVSLGPLAMYACAKFVSAPALVRRSSRVLCQPLSAPVLSSPEARREQAGAPRPIQTSATHRDIDTAAKFIGAGAATVGVAGSGAGIGTVFGSLIIGYARNPSLKQQLFSYAILGFALSEAMGLFCLMVAFLILFAM, from the exons ATGCGCAGTCGCTGCCTCCGCGACCTGCCCGCCGCCGGTCCGGCAG CCGTGTCCCGCCCGTGTGTCCCTCCCTCCGTGTCCCTCGGTCCCCTCGCCATGTACGCCTGCGCAAAGTTCGTCTCCGCTCCTGCGCTA GTGAGGAGGAGCTCGCGGGtgctgtgccagcccctctccgcCCCCGTGCTGAGCAGCCCCGAGGCGCGGCGGGAACAG GCGGGCGCCCCCCGGCCCATCCAGACCAGCGCGACCCACCGGGACATCGACACCGCCGCCAAGTTCATCGGCGCCGGCGCTGCCACCGTGGGGGTGGCCGGCTCTGGCGCTGGCATCGGCACCGTCTTCGGGAGCCTCATCATCGGCTATGCCAG GAACCCCTcgctgaagcagcagcttttctcGTACGCCATCTTGGGCTTTGCCCTCTCCGAGGCCATGGGGCTGTTCTGCCTCATGGTGGCCTTCCTCATCCTCTTCGCCATGTGA
- the ATP5MC2 gene encoding ATP synthase F(0) complex subunit C2, mitochondrial isoform X4, whose product MVLPAGASGGACAVAASATCPPPVRQVRRSSRVLCQPLSAPVLSSPEARREQAGAPRPIQTSATHRDIDTAAKFIGAGAATVGVAGSGAGIGTVFGSLIIGYARNPSLKQQLFSYAILGFALSEAMGLFCLMVAFLILFAM is encoded by the exons ATGGTGCTTCCGGCTGGCGCTTCCGGGGGCGCATGCGCAGTCGCTGCCTCCGCGACCTGCCCGCCGCCGGTCCGGCAG GTGAGGAGGAGCTCGCGGGtgctgtgccagcccctctccgcCCCCGTGCTGAGCAGCCCCGAGGCGCGGCGGGAACAG GCGGGCGCCCCCCGGCCCATCCAGACCAGCGCGACCCACCGGGACATCGACACCGCCGCCAAGTTCATCGGCGCCGGCGCTGCCACCGTGGGGGTGGCCGGCTCTGGCGCTGGCATCGGCACCGTCTTCGGGAGCCTCATCATCGGCTATGCCAG GAACCCCTcgctgaagcagcagcttttctcGTACGCCATCTTGGGCTTTGCCCTCTCCGAGGCCATGGGGCTGTTCTGCCTCATGGTGGCCTTCCTCATCCTCTTCGCCATGTGA
- the ATP5MC2 gene encoding ATP synthase F(0) complex subunit C2, mitochondrial isoform X3: MVLPAGASGGACAVAASATCPPPVRQVRRSSRVLCQPLSAPVLSSPEARREQVQAGAPRPIQTSATHRDIDTAAKFIGAGAATVGVAGSGAGIGTVFGSLIIGYARNPSLKQQLFSYAILGFALSEAMGLFCLMVAFLILFAM, encoded by the exons ATGGTGCTTCCGGCTGGCGCTTCCGGGGGCGCATGCGCAGTCGCTGCCTCCGCGACCTGCCCGCCGCCGGTCCGGCAG GTGAGGAGGAGCTCGCGGGtgctgtgccagcccctctccgcCCCCGTGCTGAGCAGCCCCGAGGCGCGGCGGGAACAG GTGCAGGCGGGCGCCCCCCGGCCCATCCAGACCAGCGCGACCCACCGGGACATCGACACCGCCGCCAAGTTCATCGGCGCCGGCGCTGCCACCGTGGGGGTGGCCGGCTCTGGCGCTGGCATCGGCACCGTCTTCGGGAGCCTCATCATCGGCTATGCCAG GAACCCCTcgctgaagcagcagcttttctcGTACGCCATCTTGGGCTTTGCCCTCTCCGAGGCCATGGGGCTGTTCTGCCTCATGGTGGCCTTCCTCATCCTCTTCGCCATGTGA